One part of the Chloroflexota bacterium genome encodes these proteins:
- a CDS encoding spermine synthase, producing MSAPVEVRRSYSDRFLLLLVFFGGMSILGVELTASRLLAPFFGNNLFVWANVIGLTLLFLSVGYFLGGRLADRRPDDRLLIWIVAVAAAFIALVPFVARPILALSVTGLANLSAGVFLGSLFGVLVLLSVPITLLGFVSPFAIRLASRQVESAGRVAGRVYAIGTVGSIIGAFLPVLVLVPNLGTRNTFLFFALLLLVIAAGALRRPPVLALLALAIALTVWGNVSIDPIKPAETGELIYEDESLFNYIQVVQAQGGPRRLILNNEERLATHSVYWPDQSPQPLSGGPWDYFLLAPYFREQNPGEVTEVLVIGLGAGTAPKLYAENFGPHVRIDGVEIDPGVIDAGVEYFAMNEEGLNAIAEDGRVFLNQSQKTYDVVILDAYRPPYIPFHLTTREFYQEVAEKLAPDGVLVSNVGRGPARDNELLDLMAATLRSVFPAVLVTLPDSTSNSLVYALKRPVAFEEARARAGAADIPAIREVAARGITTYQVESAEGAFTDDLAPVEQVVNQLIIDYALGR from the coding sequence ATGAGCGCCCCGGTGGAGGTGCGCCGCAGTTACTCGGATCGGTTTCTGCTGCTGCTGGTGTTTTTCGGCGGCATGTCGATCCTGGGGGTGGAGCTGACCGCTTCGCGGCTGCTGGCCCCGTTTTTCGGCAACAACCTGTTCGTCTGGGCCAACGTGATCGGGTTGACCCTGCTTTTTCTTTCGGTCGGCTACTTCCTGGGCGGCCGGCTGGCCGACCGCCGTCCCGACGACCGGCTCCTTATCTGGATCGTGGCGGTTGCGGCCGCGTTCATCGCCCTGGTTCCGTTCGTGGCCAGGCCGATCCTGGCGCTGTCGGTCACCGGCCTGGCGAACCTTTCGGCCGGGGTTTTCCTGGGCTCGCTGTTCGGCGTGCTGGTGCTGCTGTCGGTACCGATTACCCTGCTCGGATTCGTTTCCCCCTTCGCGATTCGGCTTGCCTCGCGCCAGGTCGAATCGGCCGGCCGGGTGGCCGGCCGGGTGTACGCGATCGGCACGGTCGGGTCGATCATCGGCGCGTTTCTGCCGGTCCTGGTCCTGGTTCCCAACCTGGGCACCCGCAACACGTTCCTTTTCTTCGCCCTTTTACTTTTGGTGATTGCGGCGGGCGCCCTGCGGCGCCCTCCGGTCCTGGCCCTGCTGGCGCTGGCGATCGCGCTGACCGTCTGGGGCAACGTGTCCATCGACCCGATCAAGCCGGCCGAGACCGGCGAGCTGATCTACGAGGACGAGTCGTTGTTCAACTACATCCAGGTCGTCCAGGCCCAGGGTGGTCCGCGCCGCCTGATCCTGAACAACGAGGAGCGTCTGGCCACGCATTCGGTCTATTGGCCGGACCAGTCGCCGCAGCCGCTCTCGGGCGGTCCCTGGGACTATTTCCTGCTGGCGCCGTATTTCCGCGAACAAAATCCCGGGGAAGTAACCGAGGTTCTGGTGATCGGCCTGGGGGCCGGCACCGCCCCCAAGCTCTATGCCGAGAACTTTGGTCCGCACGTTCGCATCGACGGGGTCGAGATCGATCCGGGCGTAATCGACGCCGGAGTCGAATATTTCGCGATGAACGAGGAGGGGCTGAACGCGATCGCCGAGGACGGGCGGGTTTTCCTCAACCAGTCGCAGAAGACGTACGACGTGGTGATTCTCGACGCCTATCGGCCCCCGTACATCCCCTTCCACCTGACCACGCGCGAGTTCTACCAGGAAGTGGCCGAGAAGCTGGCGCCCGACGGGGTCCTGGTTTCGAACGTTGGACGCGGGCCGGCCCGTGACAACGAACTGTTGGACCTAATGGCGGCCACCTTGCGGTCGGTATTTCCGGCGGTATTGGTGACCCTGCCCGATTCCACTTCCAACAGCCTCGTTTACGCGCTGAAACGCCCGGTCGCCTTCGAGGAGGCCCGGGCCCGGGCCGGGGCCGCCGATATTCCGGCGATTCGAGAGGTCGCGGCGCGCGGGATCACGACCTATCAGGTTGAATCGGCGGAAGGCGCGTTCACCGACGATCT
- a CDS encoding ABC transporter ATP-binding protein: MDPIVVVQDLKKHYGDVRAVNGISFSVEPGVIFAMLGPNGAGKSTTVEILEGLRERDSGYVSVLGLDPGRQQDVLSERIGIQLQSSALFPKLSAREHLQMFGSFYRNAHDVDELLDMVGLTERQKAYSENLSGGQQQRLAVALALLSDPELVFLDEPTTGLDPQARRRLWEVVTQMKERGTTVFLTTHFMDEAETLADHLVIVDNGKIIAADTPGGLIRSNFGGATLTFNASAELAGLDLERLTGVEEVISADGEYELSIADATTALPEVFALASRTGAALDEVHVHRPNLEDVFLKLTGRRIRD; encoded by the coding sequence ATGGATCCGATCGTCGTCGTCCAAGACCTGAAAAAGCACTATGGCGACGTGCGCGCGGTCAACGGAATTTCCTTTTCGGTTGAACCGGGAGTGATTTTTGCCATGCTCGGCCCCAACGGGGCCGGCAAAAGCACCACGGTAGAGATCCTGGAGGGGCTGCGCGAGCGGGATTCGGGATACGTATCGGTGTTGGGGCTTGATCCCGGCCGGCAGCAAGACGTGCTAAGCGAACGCATAGGGATCCAGCTGCAATCCTCGGCGTTGTTCCCCAAGCTCTCCGCGCGCGAGCACCTGCAGATGTTTGGTTCCTTCTACCGGAACGCCCACGACGTCGATGAATTGCTCGACATGGTCGGGTTGACCGAACGCCAGAAGGCCTACAGCGAAAACCTTTCGGGCGGACAACAGCAGCGCCTGGCAGTGGCGCTGGCCCTTCTTTCGGATCCGGAGCTTGTTTTTCTGGACGAACCGACCACCGGACTGGACCCGCAGGCACGGCGCCGCCTCTGGGAAGTGGTCACGCAGATGAAAGAGCGCGGCACCACCGTATTTCTCACGACCCACTTCATGGACGAAGCCGAGACCCTGGCCGACCACCTGGTGATCGTCGATAACGGCAAGATCATTGCCGCCGATACCCCGGGCGGCTTGATCCGTTCCAATTTCGGCGGCGCGACGCTTACCTTCAACGCCTCGGCCGAGCTCGCCGGATTGGACCTGGAACGCCTGACCGGAGTCGAAGAGGTCATTTCCGCCGACGGCGAGTACGAGCTTTCAATTGCCGACGCCACCACCGCCCTCCCGGAGGTGTTCGCGCTGGCGTCGCGGACCGGCGCAGCCCTGGACGAAGTGCACGTGCACCGGCCCAACCTGGAGGACGTTTTCCTCAAACTCACCGGGCGAAGGATCCGCGATTGA
- a CDS encoding aspartate kinase has protein sequence MTPVLVMKFGGTSLADPERILAAIGLIDQALSEGFRPVIAASAMGKTTDALIDLARQLDADIDGPDRDLLLSTGEVVSCALLSAALNARGRPAVALTGQAAGIVTDQSHGRARIQYISSRRLRSELADGRIPIVAGFQGASQGGRVTTLGRGASDTTAVALATALDADHCRIYTDVDGIYSADPRLVPAARKIEQISYEETLEMAALGAGVMHARSVEVAGRNRVPIEVRSSFNSNPGTWIMHADQIDIETGAGVRAVVDDADVAQITVVGVPDRPGLAHAVFAPLANDDISVDVIVQNISHQGLTDISFTVQRADYDKALAATQLTAREIGAQQVTSDPQVAKLSLVGTGMVSTPGVASSMFGTLAEAGINIRGITTSEIRVTCLIGEAHLAKGARALHTAFGLDA, from the coding sequence ATGACCCCGGTCCTGGTAATGAAATTCGGCGGCACGTCGCTGGCCGACCCCGAACGGATCCTGGCCGCCATCGGACTTATCGACCAGGCGTTGAGCGAGGGCTTCAGACCGGTGATCGCCGCCTCGGCGATGGGCAAGACCACCGACGCCCTGATCGATCTGGCCCGGCAGCTGGACGCCGACATCGACGGTCCCGACCGCGACCTCTTGCTCTCGACCGGCGAGGTCGTCTCCTGCGCCCTGCTCTCGGCGGCCCTTAACGCCCGCGGGCGCCCCGCGGTGGCCCTGACCGGACAGGCGGCCGGGATCGTGACCGACCAGAGCCACGGGCGGGCGCGAATCCAGTACATTTCCTCCCGCCGGCTGCGGTCCGAATTGGCGGACGGCCGCATCCCGATCGTGGCCGGATTTCAGGGCGCCAGCCAGGGCGGGCGGGTAACGACCCTGGGCCGCGGCGCCTCCGACACCACCGCGGTGGCGCTGGCCACCGCCCTGGACGCCGACCACTGCCGGATTTACACCGACGTCGACGGCATCTACTCGGCCGATCCGCGGCTGGTGCCGGCGGCGCGCAAGATCGAGCAGATCTCGTACGAAGAGACCCTCGAAATGGCCGCCCTGGGCGCCGGCGTAATGCACGCCCGCTCGGTCGAGGTGGCCGGCCGCAACCGGGTGCCCATCGAGGTCCGTTCAAGCTTCAACTCCAACCCAGGGACGTGGATCATGCACGCCGACCAGATCGATATCGAAACCGGAGCCGGCGTTCGCGCCGTGGTCGACGACGCCGACGTGGCCCAGATAACCGTCGTCGGCGTTCCCGACCGGCCGGGGCTGGCGCACGCCGTGTTCGCCCCGCTGGCCAACGACGACATCAGCGTCGACGTGATCGTGCAGAACATATCGCACCAGGGCCTGACCGACATTTCGTTCACCGTCCAGCGCGCCGACTACGACAAAGCCCTGGCCGCGACCCAGCTGACGGCCCGCGAAATCGGCGCCCAGCAGGTCACCTCGGATCCGCAAGTGGCCAAGCTCAGCCTGGTCGGCACCGGGATGGTGTCAACCCCCGGAGTGGCCTCGAGCATGTTCGGCACTCTGGCCGAGGCCGGAATCAATATCCGCGGAATAACCACCAGCGAGATTCGGGTAACCTGTTTAATCGGCGAGGCGCATCTGGCAAAGGGCGCCAGGGCGCTGCACACGGCGTTTGGGTTAGATGCTTGA
- a CDS encoding metal-dependent transcriptional regulator, protein MRGGNVSRRLSCYLRRGATIGLMHPTNTDPGPDSTPTVEDYLLAIASFEYEHMPVIAARLAERLGVSAPTVSATVKRMVRDGWIEVQSGNLIELTDSGRTRADRIVRRHRLIERWLQDQLGLEWSALHEEADRLEHAISQRLEERISAALGHPETCPHGNPIPGNVRTWSREGLWQLSQVPVGTVVEVRRISELIEEQTDLLSFIQDSGLIPGNPVRVADRSRGGMMDVRVSDSYVQVGENVGRYIWVMPTKA, encoded by the coding sequence ATGCGGGGCGGGAACGTAAGCAGGCGATTATCCTGCTACCTCCGGCGCGGTGCCACAATTGGCCTGATGCACCCGACGAACACTGATCCAGGTCCCGACTCCACCCCCACGGTCGAGGACTACCTGCTGGCGATCGCCAGTTTCGAGTACGAGCACATGCCGGTGATCGCGGCGCGCTTGGCCGAGCGCCTGGGCGTTTCGGCGCCGACCGTGTCGGCCACCGTCAAGCGGATGGTCCGCGACGGCTGGATCGAAGTCCAATCGGGCAACCTGATCGAACTCACCGACTCGGGTCGCACCCGGGCCGACCGGATAGTACGGCGGCACCGCCTGATCGAGCGCTGGCTGCAGGACCAGCTGGGCCTCGAGTGGTCGGCGCTGCACGAGGAAGCCGACCGCCTCGAGCACGCGATCTCGCAGCGGCTCGAGGAGCGGATTTCGGCCGCCCTCGGCCACCCCGAGACCTGCCCGCACGGCAATCCGATCCCCGGCAACGTGCGAACCTGGTCGCGCGAGGGGCTCTGGCAACTCTCACAGGTACCGGTGGGAACCGTGGTGGAGGTGCGGCGGATTTCGGAACTCATCGAGGAGCAGACCGACCTGCTTTCGTTCATCCAGGATTCGGGGCTGATTCCGGGCAACCCGGTCCGGGTCGCCGACCGCAGCCGCGGCGGAATGATGGACGTGCGGGTTTCCGACAGCTACGTCCAGGTCGGTGAAAACGTAGGCCGCTACATCTGGGTCATGCCGACTAAAGCCTGA
- a CDS encoding ABC transporter permease, with protein MRTSGTLGLIWGFSLEFIRDRTAMFFTFVFPPIFTVVVGFIIGAFSQPTSHPVGLVAGEDSAHAGGITAAIEANPLFALEVGDLASQTAALDDGDLKAVLVIPPGFAGALSEQDRAQVEIYYDNRDQDAIRVVIPALSAIVDAVDRGLAGNVPRIDVVTTPNTTRHLSTIDFVGPGIISFSIMQLGVFSAINLVARREKKVLKRVGATPATRSMVLIAGIIQRVIIAAIQASIQLVILVVGFGLDFFNPLAVIGVLALGTLVFVGIGFTASSFARTEEAMFPIVQLISLPMFVLAGVFFPLDVFPQVLQWFANLLPLTYMADAVRQLMIEADGRYDMWLNLAVMLAWVVGGFAVAVWRFSWE; from the coding sequence TTGAGAACTTCCGGCACCCTCGGCCTGATATGGGGGTTTTCGCTCGAATTCATTCGCGATCGAACCGCGATGTTCTTCACCTTCGTGTTCCCGCCGATCTTCACGGTGGTGGTTGGGTTCATAATCGGGGCCTTTTCCCAGCCCACTTCGCACCCGGTCGGCCTGGTGGCGGGCGAGGACTCGGCCCATGCCGGCGGGATAACGGCGGCGATTGAGGCCAACCCGTTGTTCGCCCTCGAGGTGGGCGATCTGGCCAGCCAGACCGCGGCATTGGACGACGGGGACCTGAAGGCGGTCCTGGTCATCCCGCCGGGGTTCGCCGGCGCCCTTTCCGAGCAAGATCGAGCCCAGGTCGAAATCTATTACGACAACCGCGATCAGGATGCGATCCGAGTCGTGATCCCGGCGCTGAGCGCGATCGTCGACGCCGTCGACCGGGGGCTGGCCGGCAACGTTCCGCGAATCGACGTGGTCACGACCCCGAATACCACGCGCCACCTGAGCACGATCGATTTCGTCGGGCCCGGGATTATCAGCTTTTCGATCATGCAACTGGGGGTCTTTTCGGCCATCAATCTGGTGGCGCGCCGGGAGAAGAAAGTGCTCAAGCGGGTCGGCGCGACCCCGGCGACGCGATCCATGGTGCTGATCGCCGGAATAATTCAGCGGGTGATAATCGCCGCCATCCAGGCGTCGATTCAGTTGGTGATCCTGGTGGTCGGATTCGGACTGGATTTCTTCAATCCGCTGGCCGTAATCGGGGTGCTTGCGCTGGGCACGCTCGTGTTCGTCGGGATCGGCTTCACCGCTTCTTCGTTCGCCCGCACCGAGGAGGCAATGTTCCCGATAGTCCAGCTGATCTCGCTGCCGATGTTCGTCCTGGCCGGCGTGTTTTTCCCGCTCGACGTGTTTCCGCAGGTGCTGCAGTGGTTCGCCAACCTGTTGCCGCTGACCTACATGGCCGACGCCGTGCGCCAGCTGATGATCGAGGCCGACGGCCGCTACGACATGTGGCTGAACCTGGCCGTGATGCTGGCCTGGGTGGTCGGCGGATTCGCGGTGGCGGTGTGGCGGTTCAGTTGGGAATAG
- a CDS encoding bifunctional nuclease family protein has product MLEVEMVVDSVRLNLVNPSRTIWLRQKDRRRYLPITIGGHEADAIAIKLVNLKDDAPMRPLTHDLLLQTIEALGWQVEKVLVRDLSDQVFYADVVLHREEEEKVIDARPSDAIALAVRAAVPIYCAQSVLDRAGLEPEDDPAETPEEPVSEESLKPFAEFIGQLDLDDLGDD; this is encoded by the coding sequence ATGCTTGAAGTAGAGATGGTCGTCGACAGCGTTCGCCTCAACCTGGTGAACCCGTCACGCACGATTTGGTTGCGCCAGAAAGACCGGCGCCGCTACCTGCCGATAACGATCGGCGGCCATGAAGCCGACGCCATCGCGATAAAGCTGGTGAACCTGAAAGACGACGCCCCGATGCGTCCGTTGACCCACGACCTGCTGCTGCAGACCATCGAGGCGCTGGGCTGGCAGGTCGAGAAGGTGCTGGTCCGGGATCTGAGCGACCAGGTCTTCTACGCCGACGTCGTCCTGCACCGCGAAGAGGAAGAAAAAGTCATCGACGCGCGTCCCTCGGACGCGATCGCCCTGGCGGTGCGCGCGGCAGTGCCGATTTACTGCGCCCAATCGGTGCTCGACCGGGCCGGCCTGGAGCCCGAGGACGATCCGGCCGAAACCCCCGAAGAACCGGTCAGCGAGGAGAGCCTGAAACCGTTCGCCGAGTTCATCGGGCAACTGGACCTGGACGATCTCGGCGACGATTGA